A DNA window from Rhipicephalus sanguineus isolate Rsan-2018 chromosome 8, BIME_Rsan_1.4, whole genome shotgun sequence contains the following coding sequences:
- the LOC119401618 gene encoding D-beta-hydroxybutyrate dehydrogenase, mitochondrial, with protein MKTRWILFFALIFPVWQFWNRLPLLLELGSYFGSGFLVLLISFGTAKFLSAKFFRKLVDGDGKAVLITGCDTGFGNLLARRLSRDGFLVYAGCLNASSEDACELAKEPNIHVLQLDVTKDQEVDSALDAVKSSLGDKKLWAVVANAGVASHGLLEWASMPYIKRIFDVNVFGVVSVSKKCLPLLRKSKGRLVITGSVLDVGSMEMTRKQLSILPRENLDDFSEKEITDWMKAATMIADLTRRDDINEVVDQMVLAVREAEPKPNYAAWGLWEPVFYLVCREAPAELVDFLLVVFRKANRAGLLDGTWRLARLWT; from the exons ATGAAGACAAGGTGGATACTCTTCTTCGCGCTCATCTTTCCCGTCTGGCAATTCTGGAATCGATTGCCGTTACTGCTGGAGCTGGGATCTTACTTCGGTTCCGGATTCCTAGTGCTCCTGATTAGTTTTGGTACGGCGAAATTCCTGTCGGCGAAATTCTTCAGGAAGCTAGTTGACGGAGACGGCAAGGCTGTCCTGATAACGG GCTGCGACACAGGCTTCGGGAATCTCCTCGCTCGGCGGCTATCCCGCGATGGATTCCTAGTGTACGCCGGTTGCCTGAATGCCTCAAGCGAAGATGCCTGCGAACTGGCCAAGGAGCCTAACATTCACGTCCTCCAGTTGGATGTCACCAAGGATCAGGAGGTTGACAGTGCCCTTGATGCCGTGAAGAGCTCCTTAGGAGACAAAA AGCTGTGGGCTGTGGTGGCGAACGCTGGCGTAGCGAGTCATGGCCTTCTCGAATGGGCAAGCATGCCGTATATCAAGAGAATCTTTGACGTCAACGTTTTCGGTGTAGTCAGCGTTTCGAAGAAGTGCCTGCCACTTCTGAGGAAATCCAAGGGCCGTCTCGTCATTACAGGAAGTGTTCTCG ACGTCGGTTCCATGGAAATGACTCGCAAGCAGTTGAGCATTTTGCCTCGCGAGAACCTCGATGACTTCAGCGAGAAAGAAATCACCGACTGGATGAAGGCTGCCACGATGATCGCCGATCTCACGAGGCGCGACGACATCAACGAAGTGGTCGACCAGATGGTGCTCGCCGTCAGGGAGGCCGAACCGAAGCCCAACTACGCAGCCTGGGGCCTCTGGGAGCCCGTCTTCTACTTAGTCTGCCGGGAAGCACCGGCTGAGCTGGTTGACTTTCTACTCGTTGTGTTCCGCAAGGCAAACAGAGCCGGCTTGTTAGACGGAACTTGGAGGCTGGCCCGCCTATGGACCTAG
- the LOC119403109 gene encoding tear acid lipase-like protein gives MVMYDHGAAENRRRYGQVTPPPYPLERIQVPIAMFSSQGDILADTADVTDLAYRLGSSVVFHRVVPQASFCHQDFVNGNRANDFVHNTAIELAKKYSSQNP, from the exons ATGGTTATGTATGACCACGGGGCAGCTGAGAACCGTAGGAGATACGGCCAG GTGACGCCACCACCTTATCCCTTGGAACGCATACAAGTGCCGATAGCCATGTTCTCGTCTCAAGGTGACATACTGGCCGACACAGCCGACGTGACAGACCTGGCATACAGACTCGGTTCCAGCGTCGTCTTCCATCGTGTTGTGCCCCAGGCCAGCTTTTGCCACCAGGACTTCGTCAACGGAAATAGGGCCAACGACTTTGTGCACAACACTGCCATCGAACTTGCTAAAAAATACTCTTCCCAGAACCCATGA